From Micromonospora rifamycinica, a single genomic window includes:
- the ilvD gene encoding dihydroxy-acid dehydratase, which yields MPELRSRTSTHGRTMAGARALWRATGMTDDDFGKPIVAIANSFTQFVPGHVHLKDMGGLVADAVAEAGGVGREFNTIAVDDGIAMGHGGMLYSLPSRELIADAVEYMVNAHCADALVCISNCDKITPGMLLAALRLNIPTVFVSGGPMEAGKTVAVEGVVHSKIDLIDAMIASSNEAVTDDQLGEIERSACPTCGSCSGMFTANSMNCLTEAIGLALPGNGSTLATHAARRSLFVEAGRTVVDIARRWYDHDDASVLPRTVANRKAFDNAVALDVAMGGSTNTILHLLAAAREAELDFTVADIDAVSRRVPCLAKVAPNSPNYHMEDVHRAGGIPAILGELDRAGLLHRDVHAVHSPSLAQWLTDWDVRGGSPTLAAVELFHAAPGGVRTVEPFSTTNRWSTLDTDAAQGCVRDREHAYSADGGLAILHGNIAPDGCVVKTAGVPEECLTFRGPAKVYESQDDAVSAILAKEIVAGDVVVIRYEGPKGGPGMQEMLYPTSFLKGRGLGRSCALLTDGRFSGGTSGLSIGHASPEAASGGLIALVEPGDEIVIDIPARSIELNVPEDVLTARRVAQEKRERPYTPLDRQRPVSAALRAYASMATSASDGAYRRVPE from the coding sequence GTCCACCTCAAGGACATGGGTGGCCTGGTCGCGGACGCGGTGGCCGAGGCCGGCGGGGTGGGGCGCGAGTTCAACACCATCGCCGTGGACGACGGCATCGCCATGGGCCACGGCGGGATGCTCTACTCGCTGCCCAGCCGGGAGCTGATCGCCGACGCGGTGGAGTACATGGTCAACGCGCACTGCGCGGACGCCCTGGTCTGCATCTCCAACTGCGACAAGATCACCCCCGGGATGCTGCTGGCCGCGTTGCGGCTCAACATCCCGACCGTCTTCGTCTCCGGCGGCCCGATGGAGGCCGGCAAGACGGTGGCCGTCGAGGGCGTGGTGCACTCCAAGATCGACCTGATCGACGCGATGATCGCCTCCTCCAACGAGGCGGTCACCGACGACCAGCTCGGCGAGATCGAGCGCTCCGCCTGCCCGACCTGCGGCTCCTGCTCGGGCATGTTCACCGCCAACTCGATGAACTGCCTCACCGAGGCGATCGGCCTGGCCCTGCCCGGCAACGGCTCGACGCTGGCCACCCACGCCGCGCGCCGGTCGCTCTTCGTCGAGGCCGGGCGCACCGTCGTCGACATCGCCAGGCGCTGGTACGACCACGACGACGCCTCCGTGCTCCCCCGTACCGTCGCCAACCGCAAGGCGTTCGACAACGCGGTCGCCCTCGACGTGGCGATGGGCGGATCGACCAACACGATCCTGCACCTGCTCGCCGCCGCCCGCGAGGCCGAGCTGGACTTCACCGTCGCCGACATCGACGCCGTCTCCCGCCGGGTGCCCTGCCTGGCCAAGGTCGCCCCGAACTCGCCGAACTACCACATGGAGGACGTGCACCGGGCCGGCGGCATCCCCGCCATCCTCGGCGAGCTGGACCGCGCCGGCCTGCTGCACCGCGACGTGCACGCGGTGCACTCCCCCTCGCTGGCCCAGTGGCTCACCGACTGGGACGTCCGGGGCGGCTCACCCACCCTGGCGGCGGTCGAGCTGTTCCACGCCGCGCCGGGCGGGGTGCGTACCGTCGAGCCCTTCTCCACCACCAACCGCTGGTCGACCCTGGACACCGACGCCGCGCAGGGCTGCGTGCGGGACCGGGAGCACGCCTACAGCGCGGACGGCGGGCTGGCCATCCTGCACGGCAACATCGCGCCGGACGGCTGCGTGGTGAAGACCGCCGGGGTGCCCGAGGAGTGCCTGACCTTCCGCGGCCCGGCCAAGGTCTACGAGTCGCAGGACGACGCGGTCTCGGCGATCCTCGCCAAGGAGATCGTCGCCGGGGACGTCGTGGTGATCCGCTACGAGGGCCCGAAGGGCGGCCCCGGCATGCAGGAGATGCTCTACCCCACCTCGTTCCTCAAGGGGCGTGGCCTGGGCCGGTCCTGCGCGCTGCTCACCGACGGCCGGTTCTCCGGCGGCACCTCCGGGCTCTCCATCGGGCATGCCTCCCCCGAGGCGGCCTCCGGTGGCCTGATCGCGCTGGTCGAGCCCGGCGACGAGATCGTCATCGACATCCCGGCCCGGTCCATCGAGCTGAACGTGCCCGAGGACGTGCTGACGGCCCGCCGGGTGGCGCAGGAGAAGCGGGAGCGGCCGTACACCCCGCTCGACCGGCAGCGCCCGGTGTCCGCGGCCCTGCGCGCGTACGCCTCGATGGCCACCTCGGCCAGCGACGGCGCGTACCGTCGCGTCCCCGAGTAG
- a CDS encoding DUF4352 domain-containing protein, translating into MTAPYDPARNQQHFGHSSTPPTAPFSQVPPAQVPPRQAGQFSPAMPGGPLPPAAPRKRASWLLPTLIGVGAFVVLCCGGPLVLGLVGDDKKPQAAAVSGDVPGVKSGAAPANTTAAPATSKAAPAVKTTTAPAPPKPKTPGIGDKVRGGDFEFTVKGVKCGISRVGNDFLNTKAQGTFCKVSVTVKNVTKRAHTFHADGSLSAQDSKGREYEADGEAGIYGNSDGQGFLDEINPGNSVTANVFFDVPKGTKLKTITLDAGLFTFAEDAVVAL; encoded by the coding sequence ATGACGGCACCCTATGACCCTGCCCGGAACCAGCAGCACTTCGGCCACTCGTCGACGCCACCGACCGCCCCGTTCTCGCAGGTGCCTCCCGCGCAGGTGCCGCCCCGCCAGGCCGGGCAGTTCTCCCCGGCGATGCCCGGCGGTCCGCTGCCGCCCGCCGCGCCCCGGAAGCGGGCCTCCTGGCTGCTGCCCACGCTCATCGGTGTCGGCGCGTTCGTGGTGTTGTGCTGTGGCGGTCCACTGGTGCTGGGCCTGGTCGGCGACGACAAGAAGCCCCAGGCCGCCGCCGTCAGTGGCGACGTCCCCGGGGTGAAGAGCGGTGCCGCTCCGGCCAACACGACGGCAGCACCGGCGACGAGCAAGGCGGCACCCGCGGTCAAGACGACCACGGCTCCCGCGCCGCCGAAGCCGAAAACCCCGGGCATCGGCGACAAGGTGCGCGGCGGTGACTTCGAGTTCACCGTCAAGGGTGTGAAGTGCGGGATCTCCCGGGTCGGGAACGATTTCCTCAACACCAAGGCGCAGGGCACGTTCTGCAAGGTCAGTGTGACGGTCAAGAACGTCACCAAGCGGGCGCACACCTTTCACGCCGACGGCAGCCTCAGCGCGCAGGACTCCAAGGGCCGGGAGTACGAGGCCGACGGGGAGGCGGGGATCTACGGAAACAGCGATGGTCAGGGTTTTCTCGACGAGATCAACCCGGGCAACTCGGTGACCGCGAATGTCTTCTTCGACGTGCCGAAGGGCACCAAGCTCAAGACGATCACGCTCGACGCCGGCCTTTTCACGTTCGCCGAGGACGCTGTCGTCGCCCTGTGA
- a CDS encoding transcriptional regulator, translating into MARTERPLDPDADPVQAFAADLRRLRERAGRPTYQAMARRAHRSSSSLSEAAGGRKLPTLDTTQAYVRALGGDEAAWTRRWREVAADTPGPVSDALEPGTADPPSAGEPPSPVEPAGGGRPAGDTDAAAGVRETSPAGGPSRAVRADRRLLLPAAGAGLLMVLAVGLASIGWRSADRPSASSAPTAGRAGPTPTGPDPAVRVRDGADPKDAGCAADPAVATVDSTAVLVDERVVGLVELRYSPACGASWPRFMPAPTGAPAVPRPARVVLVVTDGDTPARSHDFTIDYAGISAYGNLLTSTRTCVWAEVRITGAGWTSPPARTGCYRGATQVRPIP; encoded by the coding sequence GTGGCCCGGACGGAGCGCCCCCTCGATCCCGACGCCGACCCGGTGCAGGCATTCGCCGCAGACCTGCGCCGCCTGCGCGAGCGGGCCGGCCGGCCGACCTACCAGGCGATGGCCCGCCGGGCGCACCGGTCGTCCAGCTCGCTGTCGGAGGCGGCCGGCGGCCGGAAGCTGCCCACCCTGGACACCACCCAGGCGTACGTCCGGGCGCTCGGCGGCGACGAGGCGGCCTGGACACGGCGCTGGCGGGAGGTCGCCGCGGACACACCCGGTCCGGTGTCCGACGCCCTCGAGCCCGGCACCGCCGATCCCCCGTCCGCCGGTGAACCGCCGTCTCCCGTCGAACCGGCCGGCGGCGGGCGTCCGGCCGGGGACACCGACGCCGCTGCGGGGGTGCGGGAGACCTCTCCGGCCGGCGGGCCGTCGCGGGCGGTGCGGGCCGACCGTCGGCTGCTGCTCCCCGCTGCCGGGGCGGGCCTGCTCATGGTGCTCGCCGTCGGCCTGGCCTCGATCGGTTGGCGCTCCGCCGACCGCCCGTCGGCCTCCTCCGCCCCGACTGCCGGCCGGGCCGGTCCGACACCCACCGGGCCCGACCCCGCCGTGCGGGTGCGCGACGGGGCCGACCCCAAGGACGCCGGGTGTGCCGCCGATCCCGCCGTCGCCACCGTGGACAGCACGGCGGTGCTGGTCGACGAGCGGGTGGTCGGCCTGGTGGAGCTGCGGTACTCGCCGGCCTGCGGGGCGAGTTGGCCCCGGTTCATGCCGGCTCCGACCGGTGCGCCGGCCGTGCCCCGGCCGGCCCGGGTGGTGCTCGTCGTCACCGACGGGGACACCCCGGCCCGCAGCCACGACTTCACCATCGACTACGCGGGCATCTCGGCCTACGGCAACCTGCTCACCAGCACCCGGACCTGCGTCTGGGCCGAGGTGCGGATCACCGGCGCGGGCTGGACGTCACCACCGGCCCGGACCGGCTGCTACCGGGGGGCGACCCAGGTCCGTCCGATTCCCTGA
- a CDS encoding DUF2690 domain-containing protein, whose product MTTAPRTSRAVRRTVASLAAGTLVAASLLVASPASAVSCTTTGCDGTDPINTGCSADARNATSQPAYIMKGATTLAVVELRYSATCGTNWGRISNRVTPNRVQVTVYRDSPRKTTPWYGGTGAQYYGDQLYGDNSTICAVGEVVYGGTTYTSSALCA is encoded by the coding sequence ATGACCACCGCACCCCGCACGTCGAGGGCCGTCCGCCGGACGGTGGCGAGCCTGGCCGCCGGCACCCTGGTCGCCGCGAGCCTGCTCGTGGCGAGCCCGGCGAGCGCCGTCAGCTGCACCACCACCGGCTGCGACGGCACCGACCCGATCAACACCGGCTGCTCGGCCGACGCCCGCAACGCGACCAGCCAGCCGGCGTACATCATGAAGGGCGCGACCACGCTGGCCGTGGTGGAGCTGCGGTACAGCGCCACCTGCGGCACCAACTGGGGCAGGATCAGCAATCGGGTGACCCCGAACCGGGTCCAGGTCACCGTCTACCGGGACAGCCCGCGCAAGACGACCCCGTGGTACGGCGGCACCGGCGCCCAGTACTACGGCGACCAGCTCTACGGCGACAACTCGACGATCTGCGCGGTCGGCGAGGTCGTCTACGGCGGCACCACGTACACCAGTTCGGCGCTCTGCGCCTGA
- a CDS encoding SulP family inorganic anion transporter, translated as MSVAAVADRVLGLLPDRTDWQAVRRAPRRDLVAGLTVAVVALPLALAFGVTSGLGAQAGLVTAVVAGAVAAVFGGSHLQVSGPTGAMTVVLVPVVQQFGATGVLMVGALAGLLLIALALARLGRYVRYLPTPVIEGFTAGIAVVIALQQLPAALGVTDAHGDRVWAVAADAVARFAVHPRPVALAVALGVAALMLLGARWRPGLPFSLLGVAAATVLAETAPVDLVRIGALPQGLPAPSLGFLDPGAVGVLLPSALAVAALAALESLLSATVADGMTVGQRHDPDRELFGQGLANLAAPLFGGIPATAAIARTAVNVRAGAASKLAALTHAVALAAIVLVAAPLVGRIPLAALAGVLLATTVRMVEAGALWALARATRGDALVLVLTFVVTVAWDLVTAVAVGVAVAVVVALRAVARSARLEQVPLDRGEHSAEEHALLAEHIVAYRLDGPLFFAAAHTFLLELSEVADVRVVILRMSRVSALDATGAHVLGDAVRRLRGRGITVLLSGITRDHDQVLATLGVADELRRDGLVFADTPAAIDHARELLRGTVTT; from the coding sequence GTGAGCGTCGCCGCCGTCGCCGACCGGGTCCTCGGCCTGCTGCCCGACCGCACCGACTGGCAGGCGGTACGCCGTGCACCCCGGCGGGACCTGGTCGCCGGGCTGACCGTGGCGGTGGTGGCCCTGCCGCTCGCCCTCGCCTTCGGCGTCACCTCCGGGCTGGGTGCCCAGGCCGGGCTGGTCACCGCCGTCGTCGCCGGGGCGGTGGCGGCCGTCTTCGGCGGCTCCCACCTCCAGGTCTCCGGCCCCACCGGGGCGATGACAGTGGTGCTGGTGCCGGTGGTGCAGCAGTTCGGCGCTACCGGGGTGCTGATGGTCGGCGCGCTGGCCGGGCTGCTGCTGATCGCCCTCGCCCTGGCCCGCCTCGGTCGCTACGTCCGCTACCTGCCCACCCCCGTCATCGAGGGCTTCACCGCCGGCATCGCCGTGGTCATCGCCCTGCAACAGTTGCCCGCCGCGCTCGGCGTGACCGACGCGCACGGCGACCGGGTGTGGGCCGTCGCCGCCGACGCGGTCGCCCGGTTCGCCGTACACCCCCGGCCGGTGGCGCTGGCGGTCGCGCTCGGGGTGGCGGCGCTGATGCTGCTCGGCGCACGCTGGCGGCCCGGCCTGCCGTTCTCGCTGCTCGGGGTGGCCGCCGCCACGGTGCTCGCCGAGACCGCCCCGGTCGACCTGGTCCGGATCGGGGCGCTGCCGCAGGGGCTTCCCGCGCCGTCGCTGGGCTTCCTCGACCCCGGCGCGGTCGGGGTGCTGCTGCCGTCGGCGCTGGCTGTTGCCGCGCTCGCCGCGCTGGAGAGCCTGCTGTCGGCGACCGTCGCCGACGGGATGACCGTCGGGCAACGGCACGACCCGGACCGGGAGCTGTTCGGTCAGGGCCTGGCCAACCTGGCCGCGCCGCTGTTCGGCGGCATCCCGGCCACCGCCGCGATCGCCCGTACGGCGGTCAACGTCCGCGCCGGGGCGGCGTCGAAACTGGCCGCCCTCACCCACGCTGTGGCGCTCGCCGCGATCGTCCTCGTCGCCGCCCCGCTGGTCGGCCGGATTCCGCTCGCCGCGCTGGCCGGGGTGCTGCTGGCCACCACGGTCCGGATGGTCGAGGCCGGCGCGCTGTGGGCTCTCGCCCGCGCCACCCGGGGGGACGCGCTGGTGCTGGTGCTCACCTTCGTCGTCACGGTGGCGTGGGACCTGGTCACCGCCGTCGCGGTCGGGGTGGCCGTGGCGGTGGTGGTCGCGCTGCGCGCGGTGGCCCGTAGCGCCCGGCTGGAACAGGTCCCGCTCGACCGGGGTGAGCACAGCGCCGAGGAGCACGCCCTGCTGGCCGAGCACATCGTGGCCTACCGGCTGGACGGGCCGCTGTTCTTCGCCGCCGCGCACACCTTCCTGCTGGAGCTGTCCGAGGTGGCCGACGTCCGGGTGGTCATCCTGCGGATGTCCCGGGTGTCGGCGCTGGACGCCACCGGCGCGCACGTGCTCGGCGACGCGGTCCGCCGACTGCGGGGCCGGGGGATCACCGTGCTGCTCTCCGGCATCACCCGCGACCACGACCAGGTGCTCGCCACCCTGGGCGTGGCCGACGAACTGCGCCGCGACGGACTGGTCTTCGCCGACACCCCGGCGGCCATCGACCACGCCCGGGAACTGCTGCGCGGCACCGTCACCACCTGA
- a CDS encoding ArsR/SmtB family transcription factor, translating to MSVPLYQAKAELFRTLGHPVRIRVLELLQDGPKPVRDLLAVIEVEPSNLSQQLAVLRRAGMVTSYRDGPLVMYSLSTPDVADLLAAGRRILGAVLTDRDALLDELRSSPTRPGR from the coding sequence ATGTCGGTTCCGCTGTACCAGGCCAAGGCGGAGCTGTTCCGCACCCTCGGGCACCCGGTGCGGATCCGGGTGCTCGAACTGCTCCAGGACGGGCCGAAGCCGGTCCGCGACCTGCTCGCCGTCATCGAGGTCGAGCCGTCCAACCTCTCCCAACAGCTCGCCGTGCTGCGCCGGGCCGGCATGGTCACCTCCTACCGGGACGGCCCGCTGGTCATGTACTCGCTGAGCACCCCCGACGTGGCCGACCTGCTGGCCGCCGGCCGACGCATCCTCGGCGCGGTCCTCACCGACCGCGACGCCCTCCTCGACGAACTCCGCAGCTCGCCTACCCGGCCCGGCCGGTGA
- a CDS encoding FAD-dependent oxidoreductase — MSSTFSRRHLFRLGGATLVVAAGTTPGLPALAAGTVTADLVVYGATAAGIVAAVQTRRLGRTAVIVEPGDHVGGLTTGGLGYTDSGTSAAIGGVAAEFYRRVYARYQGVPVAPDSPMRLVFEPHVAAGVCADLLTEHGIPVYLNARLTTVQRSGDRITGLVTDNGQLFTGPMFVDATYEGDLMAAAGVAYTVGREANAVYGETINGVQLRGAHQFTLPVDPYVVPGDPASGLLPGISAAPVAPNGTGDDRIQAYNFRMCLTQAAGRIPFPQPAGYDPADYELLLRYVRAGYTGPFFTTQSVGGGKTDSNNTGAFSTDFIGASHAYPTATWAQRDSMVADHRTYQQGLMWFLANDPRLPEPVRAGVARWGLAADEFTATGGWPPQLYVREARRMVSAYVMTERDCRGAVRVADAVGLASYTMDSHNCQRVVVDGLVRNEGDVQVGVPGPYPVSYRSIVPTAGQCANLLVPVCLSASHIAYGSIRMEPVFMILAQSAATAAVLAVDAGVPVQQVDVATLQARLRRDGQILSWPPTAEGEIVVDNRSAGVTRAGVWVASTAIGGYQGPDYEHDGNTGKGVNRMRFTPSLPAAGSWTVQLRWTADPNRAGNVPVDVVHGGGVTTRVVDQRGSGGQWVPLGTYQFPAGTAGSVLIRTEGTDGYVVADAVRFLPA, encoded by the coding sequence ATGTCGTCCACCTTCAGCCGCCGGCACCTGTTCCGCCTCGGCGGGGCCACCCTCGTCGTCGCCGCCGGCACCACTCCCGGGCTGCCCGCCCTGGCCGCCGGCACCGTCACCGCCGACCTGGTGGTCTACGGCGCGACCGCGGCCGGCATCGTGGCCGCCGTGCAGACGCGCCGGCTGGGGCGGACCGCCGTGATCGTCGAACCGGGCGACCACGTCGGCGGGCTCACCACCGGTGGGCTCGGCTACACCGACAGCGGCACCAGCGCCGCCATCGGCGGTGTCGCCGCGGAGTTCTACCGGCGGGTGTACGCCCGGTACCAGGGCGTCCCGGTCGCCCCCGACTCGCCGATGCGGCTGGTGTTCGAGCCGCACGTGGCCGCCGGGGTCTGCGCGGACCTGCTCACCGAGCACGGGATCCCGGTCTACCTGAACGCGCGGCTGACCACCGTGCAGCGCAGTGGTGACCGGATCACCGGCCTGGTCACCGACAACGGGCAACTCTTCACCGGCCCGATGTTCGTCGACGCGACCTACGAGGGTGACCTGATGGCCGCCGCCGGGGTGGCGTACACGGTCGGGCGGGAGGCCAACGCCGTATACGGCGAGACGATCAACGGGGTGCAGCTACGCGGGGCGCACCAGTTCACCCTGCCGGTCGACCCGTACGTGGTGCCGGGCGACCCGGCCAGCGGGCTGCTCCCCGGCATCTCCGCCGCCCCGGTCGCGCCGAACGGCACCGGTGACGACCGGATCCAGGCGTACAACTTCCGGATGTGCCTGACCCAGGCCGCCGGCCGGATCCCGTTCCCGCAGCCGGCCGGCTACGACCCGGCCGACTACGAACTGCTGTTGCGGTACGTGCGGGCCGGCTACACCGGGCCGTTCTTCACCACCCAGAGCGTCGGCGGCGGCAAGACCGACTCGAACAACACCGGGGCGTTCTCCACCGACTTCATCGGCGCGAGCCACGCCTACCCGACGGCGACCTGGGCACAGCGGGACAGCATGGTCGCCGACCACCGGACGTACCAGCAGGGGCTGATGTGGTTCCTGGCCAACGACCCCCGGCTGCCGGAGCCGGTCCGGGCGGGGGTGGCCCGGTGGGGTCTGGCGGCCGACGAGTTCACCGCCACCGGCGGGTGGCCCCCGCAGCTCTACGTCCGCGAGGCCCGCCGGATGGTGTCGGCGTACGTGATGACCGAGCGGGACTGCCGGGGCGCGGTCCGGGTCGCCGACGCGGTCGGTCTGGCCAGCTACACCATGGACTCGCACAACTGCCAGCGGGTGGTGGTGGACGGGCTGGTGAGGAACGAGGGAGACGTGCAGGTCGGGGTGCCCGGCCCGTACCCGGTCAGCTACCGGTCGATCGTGCCCACCGCCGGGCAGTGCGCCAACCTCCTCGTCCCGGTCTGCCTGTCGGCCAGCCACATCGCCTACGGCTCGATCCGGATGGAGCCGGTCTTCATGATCCTCGCCCAGTCCGCGGCGACGGCGGCGGTGCTGGCGGTCGACGCCGGGGTGCCGGTGCAGCAGGTCGACGTCGCCACCCTCCAGGCCCGGCTGCGCCGGGACGGGCAGATCCTGAGCTGGCCGCCCACCGCCGAGGGCGAGATCGTGGTGGACAACCGGTCGGCCGGGGTCACCCGGGCCGGCGTCTGGGTGGCCAGCACCGCCATCGGCGGTTACCAGGGGCCGGACTACGAGCACGACGGCAACACCGGCAAGGGCGTCAACCGGATGCGCTTCACCCCGTCCCTGCCGGCGGCCGGTAGCTGGACCGTCCAGCTGCGCTGGACGGCCGACCCGAACCGGGCCGGCAACGTCCCGGTCGACGTGGTGCACGGCGGCGGGGTGACCACCCGGGTGGTCGATCAGCGCGGATCGGGTGGGCAGTGGGTGCCGCTCGGCACCTACCAGTTCCCGGCGGGTACGGCGGGCAGCGTGCTCATCCGTACCGAGGGCACCGACGGGTACGTGGTCGCCGACGCGGTCCGCTTCCTGCCGGCCTGA
- a CDS encoding glycosyl hydrolase 2 galactose-binding domain-containing protein: protein MCWGCPEQRRRGGVVTRQALHEGWRLRAVAGPQVPDAVAGRAVPATVPGCVHTDLLAAGLIDDPFLDANETALAWIGRTDWEYATTFGYAPGDDDRIDLVCAGLDTVATVTLNGVEVGRTANMHRSYRFDVRSALRPGENTLAVRFDPAYRYAEEQRDRLGDRPNAYPEPFAFIRKMACNFGWDWGPTLVTAGIWQEIGLHAWSTARLGVVRPLVTVVDGQGRVELHVEVERVADLPLTVRAEVAGVTGETTVAAGQRTAALTLTVADPELWWPRGYGAQPLHPLTVHLSTPDGRTVDTWSHRIGFRSVRLDTTPDAHGTPFTLHVNDVPVLVRGANWIPDDAFPTRITRDRLAHRFTQAADANVNLLRVWGGGRYESTDFYSLADERGLLVQQDFLFACAAYPEEEPFGTEVEAEAREQVARLAGHPSLVLWTGNNENIWGWHDWGWQEPLAGRSWGRGFYLDLLPRVVGELDPTRPYWPGSPWSGVEAIHPNDPAHGTTHLWDVWNTDDYTRYREYVPRFVAEFGYQAPPAYATLRRALSDEPLAHDSPGMAHHQKAADGDAKLQRGLDAHLPAPVDFDDWHYLTQLNQARAIQLGVEHFRSHREVCSGTIVWQLNDCWPVTSWSAVDGDGRRKPLWYALRRAYADRLLTVQPRDGGLALVAVNETGSPWRSPVTVTRCTLAGEPRATTAYQLDVPAYAAVTLPLPTDLAAAGEERRELLVAEAGDTAERALWFFAEDRDAHWPAARYEATVQQVDGGHRVRVTARTVLRDLTLFPDRLDPTAEVDAALVTLLPGESATFTVTCGAPLDPVALTARPVLRCVNDLVDRAAPVADRPGGLVPAADRPDGAAPVAG from the coding sequence ATGTGCTGGGGCTGTCCCGAGCAGCGAAGGCGCGGTGGGGTCGTGACTCGGCAGGCGTTGCACGAGGGTTGGCGGCTACGGGCGGTGGCCGGGCCGCAGGTGCCCGACGCGGTGGCCGGTCGGGCGGTGCCGGCGACCGTGCCCGGCTGCGTGCACACCGATCTGCTCGCCGCCGGCCTGATCGACGATCCCTTCCTCGACGCCAACGAGACGGCGCTGGCCTGGATCGGCCGCACCGACTGGGAGTACGCCACCACCTTCGGGTACGCACCCGGCGACGACGACCGGATCGACCTGGTCTGCGCCGGGTTGGACACGGTCGCCACGGTCACCCTCAACGGCGTCGAGGTCGGCCGGACCGCCAACATGCATCGGTCGTACCGGTTCGACGTGCGGTCGGCGCTGCGGCCGGGGGAGAACACCCTCGCCGTCCGGTTCGACCCGGCGTACCGCTACGCCGAGGAGCAGCGGGACCGGCTCGGCGACCGGCCCAACGCCTACCCGGAGCCGTTCGCGTTCATCCGCAAGATGGCCTGCAACTTCGGCTGGGACTGGGGGCCGACGCTGGTGACCGCCGGGATCTGGCAGGAGATCGGGCTGCACGCCTGGTCCACCGCCCGGCTCGGTGTCGTCCGTCCACTGGTGACGGTCGTCGACGGTCAGGGGCGGGTGGAGCTGCACGTCGAGGTCGAGCGGGTGGCCGACCTGCCGCTGACCGTCCGCGCCGAGGTCGCCGGGGTGACCGGCGAGACGACCGTCGCGGCCGGGCAGCGCACGGCCGCGCTGACCCTCACCGTCGCCGACCCCGAGCTGTGGTGGCCCCGGGGGTACGGCGCACAGCCCCTGCACCCGCTGACGGTGCACCTGTCGACGCCCGACGGTCGCACCGTGGACACCTGGTCGCACCGGATCGGCTTCCGCTCGGTCCGCCTCGACACCACCCCCGACGCCCACGGCACCCCGTTCACCCTGCACGTCAACGACGTGCCGGTGCTGGTGCGGGGGGCCAACTGGATTCCCGACGACGCGTTCCCCACCCGGATCACCCGTGACCGGCTGGCCCACCGGTTCACCCAGGCCGCCGACGCCAACGTCAACCTGCTGCGCGTCTGGGGCGGCGGCCGGTACGAGTCGACCGACTTCTACTCCCTCGCCGACGAGCGCGGCCTGCTGGTGCAGCAGGACTTCCTCTTCGCCTGCGCGGCCTACCCGGAGGAGGAGCCGTTCGGCACCGAGGTCGAGGCGGAGGCGCGGGAGCAGGTGGCCCGGCTGGCCGGGCACCCGTCGCTGGTGCTCTGGACCGGCAACAACGAGAACATCTGGGGCTGGCACGACTGGGGCTGGCAGGAACCGCTGGCCGGGCGCAGCTGGGGGCGGGGCTTCTATCTCGACCTGCTACCCCGGGTGGTCGGCGAGCTGGACCCGACCCGCCCGTACTGGCCGGGCAGCCCGTGGTCGGGGGTGGAGGCGATCCACCCCAACGACCCGGCTCACGGCACCACGCACCTGTGGGACGTATGGAACACCGACGACTACACGAGGTACCGCGAGTACGTCCCCCGGTTCGTCGCCGAGTTCGGCTACCAGGCGCCCCCGGCGTACGCGACGCTGCGCCGGGCGCTTTCCGACGAGCCCCTCGCCCACGACTCGCCGGGGATGGCCCACCACCAGAAGGCCGCCGACGGGGACGCCAAGCTGCAACGCGGGCTCGACGCGCACCTGCCCGCCCCGGTCGACTTCGACGACTGGCACTACCTGACCCAGCTCAACCAGGCGCGGGCCATCCAACTGGGGGTGGAGCACTTCCGGTCGCACCGGGAGGTCTGCTCCGGCACCATCGTCTGGCAGCTCAACGACTGCTGGCCGGTCACCTCCTGGTCGGCCGTCGACGGTGACGGCCGCCGCAAGCCCCTGTGGTACGCGCTGCGCCGGGCGTACGCCGACCGGCTGCTCACCGTGCAGCCCCGCGACGGCGGGCTGGCCCTGGTCGCGGTGAACGAGACCGGCAGCCCGTGGCGGTCCCCGGTCACGGTGACCCGGTGCACCCTGGCCGGCGAGCCGAGGGCGACGACCGCGTACCAGCTCGACGTGCCGGCGTACGCGGCGGTGACGCTGCCACTGCCGACGGACCTGGCGGCGGCCGGCGAGGAACGCCGGGAGCTGCTGGTCGCCGAGGCCGGGGACACCGCCGAGCGGGCGCTGTGGTTCTTCGCCGAGGACCGGGACGCGCACTGGCCGGCGGCCCGCTACGAGGCGACGGTCCAGCAGGTCGACGGGGGTCACCGGGTCCGGGTCACCGCGCGGACCGTGCTGCGCGACCTGACCCTCTTCCCGGACCGGCTGGACCCGACGGCCGAGGTCGACGCGGCACTGGTCACCCTGCTGCCGGGGGAGTCGGCCACCTTCACGGTGACCTGCGGTGCGCCGCTGGACCCGGTGGCGCTGACCGCCCGGCCGGTGCTGCGCTGCGTCAACGACCTGGTCGACCGCGCGGCCCCGGTGGCGGACCGACCGGGTGGCCTGGTCCCGGCCGCGGACCGCCCGGACGGCGCGGCCCCGGTGGCGGGCTGA